A region of Notolabrus celidotus isolate fNotCel1 chromosome 4, fNotCel1.pri, whole genome shotgun sequence DNA encodes the following proteins:
- the npm3 gene encoding nucleoplasmin-3: MSLNDDESSDIELAGQSKLESFLFSQELSSKVPFFTFQGDEEEDLEHFLELRTICLGEGAKEESNVVEVTAMNHQGKNISVPIANLHISCLPMVSVGEFELKAPVTIRLKSGTGPVTVNGLHLIASRAEESDLSDDDEDDFDEEDSEEISPIKPAKKKLKQ; encoded by the exons ATGTCTCTCAACGACGATGAATCATCTGATATCGAACTAGCCGGTCAATCAAAGTTGGAGAGCTTCCTGTTCA gCCAAGAGCTGTCCTCCAAAGTACCTTTCTTCACTTTCcagggtgatgaagaggaggacctggAGCATTTTCTTGAACTCAGAACA ATCTGCCTGGGAGAGGGAGCCAAGGAGGAGAGCAATGTGGTGGAGGTTACAGCCATGAACCACCAAGGAAAGAACATTTCAGTGCCCATCGCCAACCTTCACATCAGCTGTCTGCCCATG GTGAGTGTGGGAGAGTTTGAGCTGAAGGCCCCAGTGACCATCAGGCTCAAGTCTGGAACAGGACCAGTCACTGTCAATGGGTTACACCTCATAG CTTCACGGGCAGAAGAGTCTGACCTGTCCGACGATGACGAGGATGATTTTGATGAGGAAGACAGTGAAGAGATCAGCCCCATTAAACCAgcaaagaagaagctgaagcagTAG